The following proteins are encoded in a genomic region of Bacteroidales bacterium:
- a CDS encoding Wzt carbohydrate-binding domain-containing protein: GVLLEKGRMGNMGNMADVIETYMKSDGHSNIQSERCYELDESKPFQIEKIEIIDKNEKQLAFYEAQEEIRVRIHCISREPIPNLYGYFALRKDNGESLIICDSIEDGNDVFNNMPGGRHIVDILIPGGLMASGDYIVYLNFSSNYAHGFDVDSPMDALMFKVADSISGRGNKRNALTAMVLSWSVVNKETH; the protein is encoded by the coding sequence GGAGTATTGCTGGAGAAGGGACGCATGGGAAATATGGGAAATATGGCGGATGTTATCGAAACATATATGAAATCGGATGGACATTCCAATATACAATCAGAAAGATGTTATGAATTAGATGAGTCAAAGCCATTCCAGATTGAGAAAATTGAAATAATAGATAAAAATGAAAAACAATTGGCTTTTTATGAAGCCCAGGAAGAAATTAGAGTAAGAATACATTGCATCTCCAGAGAACCTATTCCTAATTTGTACGGCTATTTTGCATTACGAAAAGACAACGGTGAATCATTGATTATTTGTGACAGCATAGAGGATGGAAATGATGTCTTTAATAATATGCCTGGTGGAAGGCACATTGTGGATATATTGATTCCTGGAGGATTGATGGCATCTGGGGATTATATTGTATACTTGAATTTTAGCAGTAATTATGCGCATGGTTTTGATGTTGATTCGCCTATGGATGCTCTGATGTTCAAGGTTGCAGATTCTATAAGCGGAAGAGGAAATAAAAGGAATGCCTTAACAGCAATGGTATTATCGTGGTCTGTTGTAAATAAGGAGACACATTAA